Part of the Sporosarcina sp. FSL K6-2383 genome is shown below.
TTACTAGCCCTATATTTCACTTACCCTAAAAAAGACAACCAATTGTTTGGTAGAATTCCGATTGCCATTAACCTTGGCTTGATTTTCATCGCGACTATTGCCAACATCAGTTATGTCCTTACACTACATGAATGGTCAGGCTGGGGACTCAGCGATCCGCTATGGACGGTCATCTATTTGACCTTCGCTACAGCCATTGCACTCCATTTCCTATACCACCATGCGGATATAGCTCTAAGCAGTGTATTCATATGGGCGTTTATAGGAATTGCAGTAAAAAACGGCGTCAATGAATTATTCGTTTCAGCTGCAGCGCTTTTTCTAACAGCAGCCATTGCTGTCGTGATTTTTTTCAAAAGAAAACAATTAACATCCGTCAAATAGAAAAATCGCCGTTCCTCCTTTTTGGAAGAACGGCGATTTTTCATGTACGTTGTAGCAAACGTGGTGCCGACATAAATAATAATGAAGCTACAAGTGCTGATAAAATGATGGAAGGAATCATATAACTTGCATTATATACGAGCGAATAAAGCCAAACCGGCTGTCCCTCAGGTGCATATGACGCAAAGAATACAATACCGCCGATGTAATGGATAAGAAATCGAAGAAGCCCGCCAATCACCGTACCTACAACAATCGCCATGACCATCGTACCTTTATTACCTTTTGCTTTGCCACTTAACAGCCAACCAAGCGTAACTGCCGCGACACCAACAAGTGCATACGCGACAAAATAATCGAGTGCTGCCTGAATGGCATTAAAAACATAGCCACCCATAATCAGTTGCAAAATCCCCGAGACAAATCCCGTCAGCATTCCCCCAACAATGCCCCAACGAAATGCCATGACAACAATTGGCAGCATAGATAATGTGACCGAACCTCCCTGAGGCATTGAAAATCCAATCTTATCAAGTACAAATGATATAGCTCCTAAAATAGCTACTTCGAGTAAAAATTGTAGACGTTTACGATCCAAATGACTTCCTCCTCCTACTAGTTGGTGTAGGATTCCGGGCATAAAAAAAGACATCCCGGATAGAATGGGACATCACAATATGATGGTTGCCATCCACATCCCTACGCAAGAATAATCTTACAGGTTCGAAGGGTTAGGACAAATTGTCCAATCTCAGCCAAAAAGGCACCCCTTGTGGTTCAAGTTATTCAATTAACTCTTTCATTGTATAAGATGGTCAATCTTTAAGCAAGATAATTAACAAGAATAACAAATAACCTATATAGTTAACATATAACGGAGGGGATACTCTTGCAAAACAATAAACTATTAGCTTCTTTATGCTATTTCAGCGTTTTTTTTGCTCCATTACTTCTACCTGTTATCATTTATTTCATATCAGATAACCGGGAAATTAAGTATCATGCAAAACGCTCACTCATCTCCCATCTCGTCCCGACCCTATTACTCATTGCGGGATTTGTTATTTTTTCTTTCTCTATGTTTTCTTTAACAAATCAAATAAGCGGAATGTCTGGCGATAATTTCAGTTTTAGTTTTTGGCAATTAACCCCGTTTATTTTCATGCTAATTTATGGACTTCTCTTTGTCATCATCGTCATTTGGAATATTGTTCAAGGCGTGAAGGTATTAAAATAAGGTTTATCATATTTGAAATGCGGGAACGGAATACAAAATATATTTTTAGGAGAGAATTCATTTGAAAATCGGAAAATTAATTAAGACAGCCATTAAAATAGCCCCCATCGCTTACCCAATTGTACGAAAAATAATGGCAAATAAGAAAACTTCCAATGCAACTATTTCAAAAAAATAATTTACCTGCCTGCAATTACTTTAAAGTTTGCAGGCTTTTTTCTGCGTTATAATATGATATAGTATGTATAGAAAAATTGAACGGTAGAAAGGATTTGTACGAAATGATTGCAAAAACTGAACAGGATATTGAGGCGCTAAAAATAATCGGTAAAATTGTTGCCGAAATCCGTGAAGCGTTAAAAGCAGCAACGGTCCCTGGTAAAACAACTAAAGAAATTGATGAGCTCGCGGGGCGTCTCTTTGAAGAAAAAGGAGCAATTTCTGCACCAATTGACCAATATGATTTCCCAGGGTACACATGCATTAGCGTCAACAATGAAGTAGCACATGGTATTCCAGGCTCTCGTGTTATTCAAGATGGAGACCTTGTTAATATCGACGTTTCTGGCTCTTATGGCGGCTATTTTGCTGATACTGGCATTTCTTTTGTTGCTGGAACACCAGACGACAAAAAACAACTGCTCTGCGATGTTGCCGCAAGTGCATTCGAGCTTGCGATGACGAAGGTGAAGGCAGGTTCTAGTTTGAACCGGATTGGTAAAGCGGTCGAACGTGAGGCGAAAAATCACGGGCTAGCCGTTATTAAAAACTTAACGGGCCACGGCATTGGTAAATCTTTGCATGAAGAACCACAGCATATTTTGAATTACTACGATCCTTCCGATAAGACTCTTTTGAAAGATGGCATGGTCCTTGCAGTCGAGCCTTTCATCTCACAAAAAGCTGAGCATATTATCGAATCAGGAGATGGCTGGACATTCATTACACCTGATAATTCGCTCGTTGCACAAATTGAACATACGGTTATCGTTACAAAAGGCGAGCCAATTATTTTGACAAAGATTTAAATTGATTCAGTAAATACCAACTGAATCAATAATAAAGGGCTATTCTAGAATCCGGGTAGATTCTAGAATAGCCCTTTTCGTCATTACTTTTTCACGTTTGTTGATTAACTAAAAAAAATAACTTAATCAACTATTAGTCACTCTAAGTCCAATAGCTTTTGGTTCGCTTTGGATGGAACGACTTCTATACAATTCCCGTGCTATTTTCATTTATAGGGACGCGACTCCGCCGTATCCCTATACATTCTTTTCGGTAATCGTATGGTGGTCGTTCATCCGTCGCTCTCCAAAAACTCCGGTACACAAAGTGCTAATGCTTTTGAGGACGAAGGAATAGAGGGCTTCTTAATTTGAGAAGGCCGCCAAAGATACAATTTTGGCGACAGATAATTTTACCATAGTATTTCCCTCTGTTATTTTAGGTAGCGTCACTTTCTTATCGGTTTTGCTAAAAAGTAAAGTAGGAACACCTTATACAATGATCCAGAGTGCCCGAAATTGCATCTTCGGGCGCTTACACTCTCTATAGAAAGTCATCAATTCTATTCTTTTCAAGCCACTGCATTTTCATTTTCCGCTTGAACATTGTAGGTACGTGACAGGAAACTGTTCATAATAAGATGACCGAAAAAGCATGACTAGAAACGACTTCGTCGTTTCTAGTCATGCTTGCTCCTCGGTAATTATGTCTTGAACAGTTCGTCGAAAGCGAACCGAAAATGAGCTGGGGATAAGATAGTTTTCAAGCCTTTGCTTACCTGCGATTTATGCAAGTAAATGTTTAATCAACAGACATGTCATTTTTTCTTACTATTCCCAACCGTTTTCGAGTTACCTTCTGTCAGTTGGCCTTTATACCATACTTTTTGGACCGTTTTAATACCTTTTGTCAGCTTACGGTAATCGCGCTCCTCTGCATAGGACAACAGCGTTAGCACTTCTCCGTCTTCTCCTGCACGTCCTGTTCGTCCAGATCGATGCAAGTATTGTTCAATCGTGTGCGGCACGTCTACATGGATAACATGCGTCAGTCCTTCGATATCTAATCCACGCGCTGCAAGATCTGTTGCGATTAGCACACGTAACTCCCCTTTACGGAAGCTTTCCAGCGTTTGCTGTCGCTCAAATTTCTTCATTTCTGAATGTAAGACTGCAATCGGTGCCTCATTATATTTGAGCTTCATTTCTTTCATCCGAAGCTGATCGACATTATTAATAAAAGCTAAAGCACGAATTCCTTTTAAATGAGAAATTCCCCGTAAAACATCTGTCTTGTCTCGTATATCTGTCTTAACAAATGAATGAACAACTTTACCTGATTTCGGCATTTCTTCAGCACCAACCTGAATGCGAATAGGATCATTCATAAACTTGCTGGCAACTACTTCAATTTCCTCAGTAATTGTCGCAGATACTGCAATGACTTGTCTGTCTGGATGCGCTGCGTCAATCATGTTTTTTACAATAACTCGATGATCGCGAGATAGAAGCTGGTCTCCCTCATCTAATACAATATGACGTATATCATACATTTTCAATTTCTTCACTTTTACAAGCTCCGCCAAACGACCTGGCGTTCCAACAACAATTGTTGGTTTCTTCTTCAATTTCTCGATTTGACGCTGCATATTAGCACCGCCAATAAGCTGAGTAACAGTAATTGGTGTTCCTTGCACCCATTCTCTAATGACATTGACAATTTGCATCGACAACTCCTGTGATGGCGTCATAATCAATGCCTGGGTTTGTTTTTTATTGCCATCGACTACTTGTAAAATAGGCAAGACAAAAGCTAACGTCTTCCCAGAGCCTGTCGGTGATTCCGCGACGATATCTTTACCCGCCAGCATTTCTGGAATCAGTTTTGTTTGAATCGGCATTTCGTGCTCGAACTTCCATTTATTCTTGAATGCATCATCCATGTTTTCCAAGAAGGACATACTTATCTCCACCTTCACTCTAGTCTTCTCAGTGTATCATAATAGGCAAACATTTCGCCTTCGGATATACATTTACTTTTTAACGGTATGACCGCATCTTTCAATCGCGGTTTCTGCAAGAACTAACAGCGAATCAATGTATTCATCTCCCAGTCCTAGCTCCTGCCTGACGACCGATAATTCTGTGCAACCAAGAATGACCTTATCGCAGCCTGCTTCTGCCATCGCACCTTTAATAATCATCCATTTCTCATGATCAGCTGGTTTCCCAGCCTTCACATCATCATAAATGAGGGACATGACCACTGACTGGATATGGGCATCTGGGATGATAGGCGTCATGCCATAGCGCTCACACGCTGACTGATAGACGCCTGTAGTAATCGTCCCAGTTGTCCCAAGAATACCAATACGCTTCGCTCCGTCCTGTGCAGCCCTTGCTGCCGTCTCCCCTATCATGTCAATCAAAGGAAGAGTTGCACCTTCCTCTATTTGTCCGAAGAAAGAGTGCGCCGTATTGCATGGAATGACAAGGATTTGAGCACCAGCAACGGCTAGTCGCTTCGCATCTGATAAAATAACTGGCACTGGATCTTCTTCACTTTCACCTAAAATGAAGGCTGTACGATCGGGAATATGTGGGTTATTCGTAATAATCATGTCGACATGGTCTTGGTCTCTTTCCGCCTCAGTTAGTCTAACAATCATTTCACCCACTAACATCGTAGCAAGCGGACCTACACCACCGATAATTCCTAGCGTTTTTTTTTCCATATGCTTGTCAATACCTTCACTGTTAGATTTCATTAGCCAGTCACCCCTGATTCGGTTTCTTACGCAAGCGCTTGACCAGCGGAATGACTTTTTCTAAGATGTTATACATGAACGGTTTGTATACTTTATCGAGCTCCCCGATATACTCGGTTGCGCCATCTTTATCACAAAAGCTTTTCTTGAAAATATACAACCCGTCCCCTTCTTCAAAAAAACCACCGAAATCGTATTGACTTGCTCCTATTTCAATACCCCATTTTATCATTTCATAATTCATAATGTGGTTAGGATTCAAATTTCGTTTGACATTTGTACTACCTGCATACAAATAATACATTTTCCCATGGTAATTTATCGTCAGCGCACCTGCCAAAATATCGCCCTCATGATAGGCGATATAAACTCTTGACTCCTCGTACCTATCACGGATTTTTTTGAAATACTCCACTGATCGTGTTGTAATATTATTACGCTCTGACATCGTTCGATACGTTTCATAAAATAATTCAATATCCTCATCACTACGTGAATAACGGACTTGGACACCTTTTTTTATAGCACCTCTAATCGTACTACGCCCTTTTTTTGAAAACTTTGTCATGATTGTTTCTTCATCATGATCATCCAAAAAGAGAATCATATTTTTACGAGGTTGAATGAGTTTTTCTTGATCGTCATCTTTTGACGTTAGTTGAAAGCCTGCATTTTTATATAAATCATATAGCTCGTCCGAATACGCAATTTCAGGATCAAATTTCAGCATGATTGCTTTATGCTTCTTCGCAACACTGTTCGCTTCCTTCAAAAGCCGCTGAACAAGCGCCAAGTCTGTGACATCACAAACCGGACCTCTCGTCGCATATAACATAGAAAAGCCGCCTGGTAATCTTTTTATAAGAATGGACATCGCGGCGATAATTTCCCCATCCTGTTCAAGGTAGACGTGCTCATTTCCCCAATCATCCTTCACCTCGGCCCATAATCGGTCTTGCATCATAGAGCCATATGGAGAACTGCGGACAAACTTATCGTACCTCCTCACATCTGCCGTATTCAATTTATCGAGCAAAGCCATAATCTTTACCTCCAATTACAAACCTTTTCAATCACTAACTGTATGCCGTACTATGTTTAGTCCTTTAATTTGAAATACTTCTCAAAACGTTTGTAGTAATCTTTGTAAAATGAATTCAATTTAAATTTACGAATGAAACTGAGATCCGCAGGGTAATACAGCGTGCGTGCGGCCTCCCCTTTAGCAAACCGATCAATGACTTGGGATTTCAGTTCTTCATCCATCGTATAGTTAATAAGAAGATCCTTAGGCACCCCATGCCATAGCCGGCTATTCGAGCCGTACTCAATCGATAAATCACTATTATTGACCCGATCCTCAACGAGGTATTTGGCCATATTATAGCCATTCGTCGTTACAAAATAACTACTTCTACCTTGTCTAATATTCAATTCAAAAATTTTATATTTACCATCGCGTCTGTCATACTTCAAATCGATGTTGGCATAGCCGCGGAAGTTGATCGCTTCGAGGAACTTTTTATATTGTGCATAGATTTCTGCATTCTCTTCACCAATAATACCGACATAATTCCCAATCAAAATCGGCGTATAGTCTTCGAGGACAACTCGTCCAAGACACATCATACGCACTTTGCCATGTTGGTCAACATAGGCATTCAATACACGCATGACCGTATCGTTCCCTGGGATATAATCTTGAATAATAAGCGAGTCCGTATAGCTTGATGAATAAATATTGCGGATGGCTTCCGTAAATGCCGCCTTATCATGTAGCACATACGCCTTCTTTTTCCCTTCGAACTGCGCATTGAAATACGTCATGCTATCTGATGGTTTCACAACGACCGGAAAGTCGAATGGTAGATCCATCTCAGGGTCCATTCCTTTATTAAAAATAACTGTATCTGGGTAATCGAGTCCATGCTCTTCACACATTTCATAGAAGCGCTCTTTATAGACAACCTGATCCATCAGCTCTTCACTTATAAATGGTAGAACATAAAAGGGTTCGAGCGCTGCTCGACTGCGAATCGCAAGTTCTGCATAATTCTCATTACTCGCCACAACAAGTAGCTTGTCCGCACGATCTTTTAATTCTTTATGAAGGTCCAACATACTTTGGACAAATATTTCAGGTTCATCTAAGTTCTCATAAATTTTCTTTTCTATAATCTTACTATGCATCGTCGGTAAAATATGCCCTTTTGTAACAACAATACTCTTGATGCCATATTGTTCATGAAAGGCCCTCGCCATACCATATGCATTATCATCAGATCCAAGGATAACCGGCAAAAATTCTGCTTTTCCCATCATCTTTTCCTCCTCATACTAGAAATATCTATTTTATGTGAATGTCCGTTGCTAAAAACAAAATATTCAGAGCTCAAATCCTTTTGAATGAAGGTTCAAGTCAACTCTACCACCCTTAAATTTACGTGAATGAAGGGTGACTGTCAATTATACCATGATTAAATCACGCCCCGGATTTCAATCAATTAACTATCAATGATTTTTTCACATAGGTGAGGAACCACCAAAAAGAAGTATTCCACCTATCACATGGAATACTTCTTTTCGATTGATTATCAATCTTCATCCAGCAAGAAACTTCCACCTCTATAGGGGACGAGATCATTGTAGTTTGCTTTCCCCTGTTCAACGAGTGTTCAAACTCCAGCTGAACGAAGATAATCCTCCGGAGGATGTCACAGATTTTGAGGGGAGTCAAGGGATGGCAGTCTAAGTTCGCGACCTCCTGTCACAACGACTGCATGACCTACATCCTGTACGCCTCAAGCTCGATTCAAAATCTGGACGCAATTACGCCGAGACGTAATTGATTATTGCCTAGCTAAAAAAGTAGGTTCTTCAACTGGCCATTGTGAAAAGTCTGTAATAATACCATCTACCCCATATTGAAATCCTTTCGAAATCAACTGCTGATCTCTCTTCGACCACACTAGCACTTTTCCACCATAGGCGTGTATACGATCTACCATTCGCTTATTAATATACGACACATCGAAGTTAATATAAGTTGCAAATGATGTTAAATCTTCTAATCTTTTAGAGGTAGGCAATAGTGTAGAAGGCTTCATCAAAACAGCAATTTGTAATTCTGGAAGTAAGCTATGTATTTTCTTCATCGATTCAATATCAAAGGATTGCACAATGACACCGCTTACATCTTCATACTTCTTTAATAATTCGACTACTTTTTCCTCAATACCTGGGTATAATTTAGGCTTCTTAATCTCTATTAACAGCCCTATTTCACCATAGAACTCATCAAGTAATTCATCAAGCGTAATAATCTTTTCTCCGCTAAAAGAGGCATCAAATGACATTCCCGCATCCAGTTCTTTCAATTCAGCGAGTGTATAATCTTTGACAAAACCTGTACCATTCGTCGTTCGATCTACTTTTTCATCATGTAAAATAACTAGTTCTCCATCTTTGGAAAGATGGACATCACTCTCCAGAAAATCAGCCCCAAGCTCCAGTCCTTTTTGAAAAGCAGCCTGTGTATTTTCAGGTGCGTAACTAGAAGCCCCTCGATGTGCAACACTAATCATTCCTGTCATTTCTACCTGCTTAGGCGGATGCTCATTAAATCCAACAAGTAGAAGCAAACAAGCACTGACCAAACCAGCTAACAAACTCACTTTCTTTTTCCCTAGTTTTCTCATCACCGACACCCCAACCACTATGTATTTCAGACTATTCTAATCATTCTATGATTATATCTTAACATAAATATAAAGTCCTGAAAACCCTTATTTCTCTCTATTTCGACATGCCAAAAAACCACTATTCACAACAGGACAGGAGATTTGTACTACACCAAGACATATCTTGTTGAACAACTATTTATTCATATGAAATATAGATGAATAAAGGCATGAAAATTCTTCATTTTCACTGGACTATTTCCGGTTCGCTTTCGGTTAGATATTCACGACACGATTACCGTGGGAGCAAGTATGGCTAGAAATGACTTCGTCATTCCTAGCCACACCTTTTTCGGTCATCTTGTTGCGAATAGTTGCCTGTCGCGTACCTACAATATTCAAGTGAAAATTGCGATTGTTTGGGAAGTAGAGAATAGATGACTTTCTATAGGGACTATAAGTGCCCGAAGATACAATTTCGGGCACTGTTGTACTTTTTAGAGAGTGTTTCTTTTCTTATTTTTAGCAAGCCCCAGAAAAAGAACACACGCTGCCAGCACACCACTTCCCCGATGTCATACTCACCTTTTTATAACTTTGTATCCTTTTTCGACTAGAAACTCTATATATAATGTGAAGCCATCGTTCATCGAGGCAAAAACGTCTTACTTTAGTTGAAAAGGGGCATTCGACTACTGTAGGAGCCATTATGGGAAGAGGAGAATTTGTGTGGAGTGAATAAATCAATCAAAAAGTACTGATTTTACTGCTTCCATCGCTTGTAATGGAAGTTGTGTTAAATGCGACCATTTTTCTACAACAACTACATGTGAACTTGCTCATCTCGACTAAAGTTCGGGATGGGCATAAGTGGTTTTGGAAAAACGATGAATTC
Proteins encoded:
- a CDS encoding tryptophan-rich sensory protein; translation: MYRIMIMTLSLIAIVLVNVAANSIPLNGSTTVAIASRLPVLFMPAGYVFALSAIIYMLLAFWLYGFKHNNATVSQSLQNGRAILFTISCLFNIVWLLLWHYGFFNWTIVFMALLLATLLALYFTYPKKDNQLFGRIPIAINLGLIFIATIANISYVLTLHEWSGWGLSDPLWTVIYLTFATAIALHFLYHHADIALSSVFIWAFIGIAVKNGVNELFVSAAALFLTAAIAVVIFFKRKQLTSVK
- the thiT gene encoding energy-coupled thiamine transporter ThiT, with the protein product MDRKRLQFLLEVAILGAISFVLDKIGFSMPQGGSVTLSMLPIVVMAFRWGIVGGMLTGFVSGILQLIMGGYVFNAIQAALDYFVAYALVGVAAVTLGWLLSGKAKGNKGTMVMAIVVGTVIGGLLRFLIHYIGGIVFFASYAPEGQPVWLYSLVYNASYMIPSIILSALVASLLFMSAPRLLQRT
- the map gene encoding type I methionyl aminopeptidase gives rise to the protein MIAKTEQDIEALKIIGKIVAEIREALKAATVPGKTTKEIDELAGRLFEEKGAISAPIDQYDFPGYTCISVNNEVAHGIPGSRVIQDGDLVNIDVSGSYGGYFADTGISFVAGTPDDKKQLLCDVAASAFELAMTKVKAGSSLNRIGKAVEREAKNHGLAVIKNLTGHGIGKSLHEEPQHILNYYDPSDKTLLKDGMVLAVEPFISQKAEHIIESGDGWTFITPDNSLVAQIEHTVIVTKGEPIILTKI
- a CDS encoding DEAD/DEAH box helicase; translated protein: MSFLENMDDAFKNKWKFEHEMPIQTKLIPEMLAGKDIVAESPTGSGKTLAFVLPILQVVDGNKKQTQALIMTPSQELSMQIVNVIREWVQGTPITVTQLIGGANMQRQIEKLKKKPTIVVGTPGRLAELVKVKKLKMYDIRHIVLDEGDQLLSRDHRVIVKNMIDAAHPDRQVIAVSATITEEIEVVASKFMNDPIRIQVGAEEMPKSGKVVHSFVKTDIRDKTDVLRGISHLKGIRALAFINNVDQLRMKEMKLKYNEAPIAVLHSEMKKFERQQTLESFRKGELRVLIATDLAARGLDIEGLTHVIHVDVPHTIEQYLHRSGRTGRAGEDGEVLTLLSYAEERDYRKLTKGIKTVQKVWYKGQLTEGNSKTVGNSKKK
- a CDS encoding amino acid racemase, whose product is MKSNSEGIDKHMEKKTLGIIGGVGPLATMLVGEMIVRLTEAERDQDHVDMIITNNPHIPDRTAFILGESEEDPVPVILSDAKRLAVAGAQILVIPCNTAHSFFGQIEEGATLPLIDMIGETAARAAQDGAKRIGILGTTGTITTGVYQSACERYGMTPIIPDAHIQSVVMSLIYDDVKAGKPADHEKWMIIKGAMAEAGCDKVILGCTELSVVRQELGLGDEYIDSLLVLAETAIERCGHTVKK
- a CDS encoding peptidoglycan bridge formation glycyltransferase FemA/FemB family protein translates to MALLDKLNTADVRRYDKFVRSSPYGSMMQDRLWAEVKDDWGNEHVYLEQDGEIIAAMSILIKRLPGGFSMLYATRGPVCDVTDLALVQRLLKEANSVAKKHKAIMLKFDPEIAYSDELYDLYKNAGFQLTSKDDDQEKLIQPRKNMILFLDDHDEETIMTKFSKKGRSTIRGAIKKGVQVRYSRSDEDIELFYETYRTMSERNNITTRSVEYFKKIRDRYEESRVYIAYHEGDILAGALTINYHGKMYYLYAGSTNVKRNLNPNHIMNYEMIKWGIEIGASQYDFGGFFEEGDGLYIFKKSFCDKDGATEYIGELDKVYKPFMYNILEKVIPLVKRLRKKPNQG
- a CDS encoding ATP-grasp domain-containing protein; amino-acid sequence: MMGKAEFLPVILGSDDNAYGMARAFHEQYGIKSIVVTKGHILPTMHSKIIEKKIYENLDEPEIFVQSMLDLHKELKDRADKLLVVASNENYAELAIRSRAALEPFYVLPFISEELMDQVVYKERFYEMCEEHGLDYPDTVIFNKGMDPEMDLPFDFPVVVKPSDSMTYFNAQFEGKKKAYVLHDKAAFTEAIRNIYSSSYTDSLIIQDYIPGNDTVMRVLNAYVDQHGKVRMMCLGRVVLEDYTPILIGNYVGIIGEENAEIYAQYKKFLEAINFRGYANIDLKYDRRDGKYKIFELNIRQGRSSYFVTTNGYNMAKYLVEDRVNNSDLSIEYGSNSRLWHGVPKDLLINYTMDEELKSQVIDRFAKGEAARTLYYPADLSFIRKFKLNSFYKDYYKRFEKYFKLKD
- a CDS encoding glycerophosphodiester phosphodiesterase family protein, with translation MRKLGKKKVSLLAGLVSACLLLLVGFNEHPPKQVEMTGMISVAHRGASSYAPENTQAAFQKGLELGADFLESDVHLSKDGELVILHDEKVDRTTNGTGFVKDYTLAELKELDAGMSFDASFSGEKIITLDELLDEFYGEIGLLIEIKKPKLYPGIEEKVVELLKKYEDVSGVIVQSFDIESMKKIHSLLPELQIAVLMKPSTLLPTSKRLEDLTSFATYINFDVSYINKRMVDRIHAYGGKVLVWSKRDQQLISKGFQYGVDGIITDFSQWPVEEPTFLARQ